One genomic segment of Rhizobium viscosum includes these proteins:
- a CDS encoding acetyl-CoA C-acetyltransferase, translated as MSSSSVVIASAARTAVGSFNGAFGTIPAHELGAAAVKGALERASVSPEDVDEVILGQVLQAGEGQNPARQAAMKAGVPKEATAWSVNQLCGSGLRAVALGMQQIALGDAKIIVAGGQESMSMAPHAAHLRGGVKMGDMKMIDTMIKDGLTDAFYGYHMGVTAENIARQWQLSRDDQDQFAVSSQNKAEAAQKAGRFRDEIVPFVIQGRKGDVTVDADEYIRHGATLEAMAKLRPAFDKDGTVTAANASGLNDGAAAAVLMSEAEASRRGIQPLARIVSWATAGVDPQVMGTGPIPASRKALEKAGWSVADLDLVEANEAFAAQACAVNKDLGWDPDIVNVNGGAIAIGHPIGASGARVLNTLLFEMKRRGAKKGLATLCIGGGMGVAMCFEAM; from the coding sequence ATGAGCAGTTCATCCGTCGTCATCGCCAGCGCAGCGCGCACCGCTGTCGGTTCCTTTAACGGTGCTTTCGGCACAATTCCCGCTCACGAGCTCGGCGCAGCCGCCGTCAAGGGCGCGCTGGAGCGGGCAAGTGTTTCCCCCGAAGACGTGGACGAGGTTATCCTTGGCCAGGTCCTGCAGGCCGGCGAGGGCCAGAACCCCGCTCGCCAGGCGGCGATGAAGGCTGGTGTTCCCAAGGAGGCGACGGCCTGGAGCGTCAATCAGCTCTGTGGTTCCGGTCTGCGTGCCGTTGCCCTCGGCATGCAGCAGATCGCGCTCGGCGATGCGAAGATCATCGTCGCCGGCGGTCAGGAATCCATGTCGATGGCGCCACATGCAGCGCATTTGCGCGGTGGCGTGAAGATGGGCGACATGAAGATGATCGACACCATGATCAAGGACGGTCTGACCGACGCCTTTTACGGCTATCACATGGGCGTTACTGCTGAAAATATCGCACGCCAGTGGCAGCTTTCACGCGACGATCAGGACCAGTTCGCCGTCAGCTCGCAGAACAAGGCCGAAGCAGCGCAGAAGGCTGGCCGCTTCAGGGACGAAATCGTTCCCTTCGTCATTCAGGGCCGCAAGGGCGATGTGACCGTCGATGCCGACGAATATATCCGCCACGGCGCGACGTTGGAGGCTATGGCCAAGCTGCGGCCGGCCTTCGACAAGGATGGCACGGTGACCGCGGCGAACGCTTCCGGTCTCAACGACGGCGCTGCCGCAGCCGTGCTGATGAGCGAAGCGGAAGCATCGCGACGCGGCATCCAGCCGCTTGCCCGCATCGTTTCCTGGGCAACAGCCGGTGTCGATCCGCAGGTCATGGGGACTGGCCCGATCCCCGCCTCCCGCAAGGCTCTGGAAAAGGCCGGCTGGTCCGTTGCCGATCTAGACCTCGTCGAGGCCAATGAAGCCTTCGCGGCCCAAGCCTGCGCCGTGAACAAGGATCTCGGCTGGGATCCTGATATCGTCAACGTCAATGGTGGCGCGATCGCGATCGGTCATCCGATCGGCGCTTCGGGTGCGCGCGTCCTCAACACGCTACTCTTCGAAATGAAGCGCCGCGGCGCCAAAAAGGGTCTCGCAACACTGTGCATCGGCGGCGGCATGGGTGTCGCGATGTGCTTCGAGGCGATGTAA
- the phbB gene encoding beta-ketoacyl-ACP reductase — protein MSRVALVTGGTRGIGAAISMALRNAGYKVAANYAGNDEKAKAFHDVTGVPVFKWDVSDYVACGEGIARVQDELGPVDILVNNAGITRDAMFHKMTPQQWHEVINTNLTGLFNMTHHVWSGMRDRSFGRIVNISSINGQKGQMGQVNYSAAKAGDLGFTKALAQEGAVKNITVNAICPGYIGTEMVLAVPEKVLNEKIIPQIPVGRLGEPEEIARCVTFLVSDDAGFITGSTLTANGGQFFV, from the coding sequence ATGAGCAGAGTGGCTTTGGTCACTGGTGGTACGCGCGGCATTGGCGCGGCAATTTCGATGGCACTCAGGAATGCCGGCTATAAGGTCGCAGCAAACTATGCCGGCAATGATGAAAAGGCCAAGGCATTTCATGATGTTACCGGCGTGCCGGTCTTCAAGTGGGACGTATCCGACTATGTTGCCTGCGGGGAAGGTATTGCAAGGGTCCAGGACGAACTCGGTCCGGTCGATATCCTCGTCAACAATGCCGGCATCACGCGCGATGCGATGTTTCACAAGATGACGCCGCAGCAGTGGCATGAGGTGATCAATACCAACCTCACCGGCCTCTTCAATATGACGCACCATGTCTGGAGCGGCATGCGTGACCGCAGCTTTGGCCGCATCGTCAATATCTCCTCCATCAACGGCCAGAAGGGCCAGATGGGGCAGGTGAACTATTCTGCCGCCAAAGCCGGCGACCTCGGGTTTACCAAGGCGCTTGCCCAGGAAGGTGCGGTCAAGAACATCACCGTCAATGCCATCTGCCCCGGTTATATCGGGACGGAGATGGTGCTTGCGGTGCCGGAAAAGGTGCTGAATGAGAAGATCATTCCGCAAATCCCGGTTGGGCGCCTCGGCGAACCCGAGGAGATCGCGCGCTGCGTGACCTTCCTCGTTTCCGACGATGCCGGGTTCATCACCGGTTCGACATTAACAGCCAATGGTGGTCAGTTCTTCGTCTGA
- a CDS encoding YMGG-like glycine zipper-containing protein encodes MKKIILSCALIGALASCTPTEQGTAIGAGTGAIIGGAVSNSWGGAAVGAVAGGLTGALIGQSVERRGYCIYRDRYGRRYEARCR; translated from the coding sequence ATGAAGAAGATCATCCTTAGCTGCGCTCTCATTGGCGCTCTCGCATCCTGCACCCCAACGGAGCAGGGCACGGCAATTGGTGCTGGCACGGGCGCTATCATCGGTGGCGCTGTCAGCAATAGCTGGGGTGGCGCGGCAGTCGGCGCAGTCGCCGGCGGTCTGACAGGCGCACTGATCGGCCAGTCGGTTGAACGCCGCGGCTACTGCATCTATCGCGACCGCTACGGTCGCCGCTACGAAGCGCGTTGCCGCTAA
- a CDS encoding DUF3309 family protein: MLGTILLIILILLLIGALPNWGYSRGWGYGPSGGLGLVLVIIIILVLMGRI; the protein is encoded by the coding sequence ATGCTTGGCACGATACTTCTTATTATCCTTATTCTGTTGTTGATTGGCGCCTTGCCGAATTGGGGTTATAGCCGCGGCTGGGGCTATGGACCTTCCGGTGGTTTGGGGTTAGTTCTCGTCATCATTATCATTCTTGTACTGATGGGCCGAATTTAA